A window of Paenibacillus sp. 19GGS1-52 contains these coding sequences:
- a CDS encoding response regulator transcription factor, with protein sequence MKTILIVEDDRSLNKGIALTLSQNDLVIEQAYSLAMAEQLLASIKIDLIILDINLPDGSGLDYCETIRKTSRIPIIFLTANDMESDIVMGFELGGDDYITKPFSLMVLRARVLAVLKRTDLHSENKATIGPLTFDFAKMEYYKHNRQLVLSRTEQKLLKILVINSGNILTREQLIDKIWSQEAEFVDENALTVAIKRLRAKIEDEPSSPKYIKTIYGLGYMWAEGQS encoded by the coding sequence TGAAGACGACCGCAGTTTGAATAAGGGAATCGCCTTAACGCTTTCTCAGAATGATCTAGTTATAGAACAAGCTTATTCTTTAGCTATGGCAGAGCAACTCCTCGCTTCCATTAAGATTGATTTAATCATTCTGGATATCAATCTTCCTGACGGAAGTGGTTTAGATTACTGCGAGACTATCCGCAAAACATCAAGGATACCGATTATTTTTCTGACCGCTAATGATATGGAGTCGGATATTGTCATGGGTTTTGAACTAGGGGGTGATGATTATATCACTAAACCGTTCAGCCTGATGGTCCTACGCGCCAGAGTATTGGCTGTTCTCAAAAGAACAGATCTGCATAGTGAGAATAAAGCTACGATAGGTCCTCTAACCTTTGACTTCGCGAAGATGGAATATTACAAGCACAACCGCCAGTTAGTACTGAGCAGAACCGAGCAGAAGCTGCTAAAGATTCTGGTGATTAACTCCGGAAACATCCTAACTAGAGAACAACTAATCGACAAGATCTGGAGCCAAGAGGCTGAATTTGTGGATGAGAATGCCCTGACAGTAGCCATTAAACGGCTGCGGGCTAAAATTGAAGACGAACCTTCTTCTCCAAAATATATAAAAACCATCTATGGCTTAGGTTATATGTGGGCAGAGGGGCAGAGTTAA